The following are from one region of the Stanieria cyanosphaera PCC 7437 genome:
- a CDS encoding CHAT domain-containing protein, translating into MNKPRLTIFSKLWCKVVTYAAAGLFGFVASVSLPVWSNNLPAVTALSTVVLEEKSALALAQLGQQYYNAGKLAEAIDFWQQAADNYARQGGLGEAEALRAREGRLKSLINQAQAYQDLGLNSQAYTTLIKAFGSNETQSEATAINQILTTYTQNQQALSQTTGIGLRSLGDLLRKKGSLEQSKKVLKLSLAAVKNSTEVNATLLSLGNTKRALGNRFRDSWNYEKVTEIIENQSITEALQFYQPAIAAYQQATNSNSPSSLASLQAQMNQFSLLIDLEKWWEQETERRIQSWVQAKQSELNQTGEEFLLQLKSKLTQERQILQPAIETALINLPPSRTSVYTLINYAQCLLQLSEIEKAEIVLNSALTRANQIQDPLATSYTLGYLGKVAQQQRKNQPAVSLTQQALKLAQEQSVTQDVREVVYLWQSQLGKLFKQQNHQSEALLAYAGAYNSLQSLRADLNNNLKDIQFDFRQEIKPVYLELADLLLKSQFTASELNSLRLIDSQRNLINSSNNLELARRVVESLQIAELDNLLADLCLIPTNTSVKIDNLDPKAAFIYPVILPNRLEIILSLPGESLRQVTVPVTEQQVNNVIAELYDNLDNPSIDNSARNIFYTSNPTPQEIQANLETLLPLLEQLNDWLIEPINNLLQTKQIKRLIFAGNTSFEQIPLAALYDGRKYLIERYGVGLVPSLQLINPTQLDREKLSIFAGGVSQSLSTKTEIFPSLPNVPQELKDIQRLFPNTKILLNQNLTTQALEKRLQENFTIVHLATHGLFSSQPEQSFILTGDGQPFTIEKLGQLLSQQRNITPQLLVLSACETATGDERAILGLAGVAVRSGASSTLATLWSVRDSSTAELMQQFYQNLKNPQQTRLDALQTAQLSLLNSLRQKPPVQELQSLPPHPYYWAAYVLVGNWL; encoded by the coding sequence ATGAACAAGCCTAGGTTAACAATTTTTAGTAAATTATGGTGTAAAGTAGTTACTTATGCTGCTGCTGGGTTATTCGGGTTTGTTGCTAGTGTAAGTTTACCAGTCTGGTCAAATAATTTACCTGCGGTGACTGCGCTATCGACTGTGGTATTAGAAGAAAAATCAGCCCTAGCTTTAGCTCAGTTAGGACAGCAATATTATAATGCAGGAAAATTAGCTGAAGCGATTGATTTTTGGCAACAAGCAGCAGATAATTATGCTCGTCAAGGCGGTCTCGGCGAAGCCGAGGCACTGCGTGCTCGCGAAGGTAGATTAAAAAGTTTAATTAATCAAGCTCAAGCTTATCAGGACTTGGGTTTGAATTCTCAAGCTTATACTACTTTGATCAAGGCTTTTGGTAGCAATGAAACTCAATCTGAAGCTACTGCAATTAATCAAATATTAACTACTTACACTCAAAATCAACAGGCTTTATCTCAAACTACTGGGATTGGTTTACGTAGTTTAGGAGATTTATTAAGGAAAAAAGGTAGTTTAGAACAATCAAAAAAAGTCTTGAAACTTAGTTTAGCTGCGGTTAAAAATTCAACAGAAGTGAATGCTACTCTTCTAAGTTTAGGTAATACGAAGAGAGCTTTAGGTAATCGTTTTCGAGACAGTTGGAATTACGAAAAAGTTACAGAAATTATTGAAAACCAATCTATTACAGAAGCATTACAATTTTATCAACCAGCCATTGCTGCTTATCAACAAGCGACTAATAGTAATTCTCCTTCCTCGCTTGCCTCTCTACAAGCACAAATGAATCAGTTTAGTTTGTTAATCGATCTTGAAAAATGGTGGGAACAAGAAACTGAGCGAAGAATTCAAAGTTGGGTTCAAGCTAAACAATCAGAATTAAACCAAACAGGAGAAGAATTTCTTTTACAACTAAAATCAAAACTAACTCAAGAGCGACAGATTTTACAACCAGCAATTGAAACCGCTTTAATAAATTTACCGCCCAGCCGTACTTCTGTTTATACTTTAATTAACTATGCTCAGTGTCTGCTTCAATTAAGTGAGATCGAAAAGGCAGAAATAGTTCTTAATTCGGCTTTGACAAGAGCAAATCAAATTCAAGACCCCTTAGCAACCAGTTATACTTTAGGTTATTTAGGCAAAGTTGCCCAACAACAGAGAAAAAATCAACCAGCAGTCTCGTTAACTCAACAAGCCTTAAAACTCGCTCAAGAACAAAGTGTAACTCAAGATGTCCGAGAAGTCGTTTATTTGTGGCAATCTCAATTAGGTAAATTATTTAAACAACAAAATCATCAGTCTGAGGCACTTTTAGCTTATGCTGGTGCTTATAATAGTTTGCAATCTCTACGAGCAGACTTAAACAATAACCTTAAAGATATTCAGTTTGATTTTCGGCAAGAAATTAAACCAGTTTATTTAGAATTAGCTGATTTATTATTAAAATCACAATTTACTGCTTCAGAATTAAATTCTCTAAGGTTAATCGATTCTCAACGTAATCTAATTAATAGTAGCAATAACTTAGAATTAGCTCGTCGAGTAGTAGAATCTCTACAAATAGCAGAATTAGATAATTTACTAGCAGATCTTTGTTTAATTCCCACCAATACTTCGGTTAAAATTGACAACCTCGATCCTAAAGCAGCCTTTATTTATCCTGTTATCTTACCCAACCGATTAGAAATCATTCTTTCCTTACCAGGAGAATCTTTACGTCAAGTTACTGTACCTGTAACCGAACAACAAGTTAACAATGTTATTGCAGAACTTTACGACAATCTAGATAATCCTAGTATTGATAATTCTGCACGCAATATTTTTTACACTTCTAATCCTACTCCCCAAGAAATCCAAGCAAATCTTGAAACCCTTTTACCACTATTAGAACAACTGAATGATTGGTTAATCGAACCAATTAATAATTTGCTTCAAACAAAACAAATTAAACGTTTAATTTTTGCTGGCAATACTTCCTTTGAACAAATTCCTTTAGCTGCGCTTTATGATGGACGAAAATATTTGATTGAACGTTATGGAGTTGGTTTAGTTCCTAGTTTGCAATTAATTAATCCCACTCAGCTAGATCGAGAAAAACTCAGCATTTTTGCTGGTGGAGTGAGTCAATCTTTATCAACTAAGACAGAAATTTTTCCTTCTTTACCCAACGTTCCTCAAGAATTAAAAGACATTCAAAGACTATTTCCCAATACCAAAATTTTATTAAATCAAAACTTAACCACTCAAGCTTTAGAAAAACGACTTCAAGAGAACTTTACTATTGTTCATCTAGCCACTCACGGTTTATTTAGTTCTCAACCAGAACAAAGTTTTATACTGACTGGAGATGGTCAACCATTTACGATAGAAAAATTAGGTCAATTACTCAGTCAACAAAGAAATATTACACCTCAATTATTAGTCTTAAGTGCTTGCGAAACAGCTACTGGCGATGAAAGAGCAATTTTAGGGCTAGCAGGAGTGGCAGTTCGTTCTGGTGCGAGTAGTACTTTAGCAACTCTTTGGTCGGTCAGAGATTCATCTACGGCTGAATTGATGCAACAATTTTATCAAAATCTTAAAAATCCTCAACAAACTAGATTAGACGCTTTACAAACTGCCCAACTCTCCCTACTTAACTCCTTGCGTCAGAAGCCTCCTGTTCAAGAACTTCAAAGTTTACCACCTCATCCTTATTATTGGGCTGCTTATGTTTTAGTAGGAAATTGGCTTTAA